DNA from Streptomyces rishiriensis:
GTGGAACAGGTCGGGCAGGCAGAACAGCACAAAGACCAGGACGACGACCGCGGTGTCCAGCACCCACGGATGTGTCCTGTCGGCCTGCCGCAACCGCTGGCCGCCTCGGGACAGACGGGCGACCAGCGGTCCCATCCCGCTGAGGTCATCGGTGGTCACGGGCGTCACCTGTCCATGGTGCAGGCGTCAGACGTCACTGCGCACGAGCCGGTACGCCGCGCCGCCCAGCGCCAGCGCCGTCCAGCCGAGGAAGACCAGCAGTCCGACGCCCGGTGACAGGGTCGTGGAGTCGTGGGTCAGGGCGAACACAGCCTCCCCGGCGTTGGACGGCAGGTAGGGGCTGATGTCGTCCTGCCAGGAGCTCGGCAGCAGGGAGATCAGTCCCGGGATCAGCATCAGGGCGGCCACCAGCACCGAGATTCCGCCGGCCACTGACCGCAGCAGCGCGCCCAGGGCGGTGCCGATCACCCCGACCAGGCCGAGGTAGAGTCCCGCGCCCAGCAGACTCCGCAGGACACCCGTGTGCGAGAGGCTCATGGCCGCGGGCGTGCCCGAGACGATTCCGCTCCCGATCAGGAAGGCGACGAAGCCGCCCAGCGTCCCCACGACCAGCGCGACCAGCCCGAACACGGCCGCCTTGGACCACAGCACGGGCAGCCGGCGCGGTACCGCCGCGAGCGTCGAGCGGATCATGCCGGTCGAGTACTCCCCCGCAGTGACCAGCACACCGAGCACCCCCAGGGCCAGCTGGGCAAAGTTCGTACCGAAGAGGGACAGACTGACGGCCGTCGCATCGGCGAAGTCCCGATCCGTGTGGCCGGAATTGATCCCCGA
Protein-coding regions in this window:
- a CDS encoding ABC transporter permease, giving the protein MSTLTATAEEPRTTPVRPVYRVTGRRVLSSEWAKLWSLRSTWITLGLGLLFLVAFGLISASHYKSGINSGHTDRDFADATAVSLSLFGTNFAQLALGVLGVLVTAGEYSTGMIRSTLAAVPRRLPVLWSKAAVFGLVALVVGTLGGFVAFLIGSGIVSGTPAAMSLSHTGVLRSLLGAGLYLGLVGVIGTALGALLRSVAGGISVLVAALMLIPGLISLLPSSWQDDISPYLPSNAGEAVFALTHDSTTLSPGVGLLVFLGWTALALGGAAYRLVRSDV